The following coding sequences are from one Poecilia reticulata strain Guanapo linkage group LG18, Guppy_female_1.0+MT, whole genome shotgun sequence window:
- the kirrel1a gene encoding kin of IRRE-like protein 1a isoform X3 — protein MQRLLLLSLAFSLHTAVRTARFSQEPADQSVVRGQRVILSCVVFNYSGIVQWTKDGLALGIGEDLRAWPRYRVLRVQELGQYNLEILSADLSDDALYECQAPDAALRSRRAKLTVLIPPDDPVIDGGPEVLLNAGESYNLTCVSRGAKPPSMVEWMKDGLPIEGAVSTTEVLSDRKRVTTRSYLPIHPIDTDTGRNYSCVATNQAAPSGKSTTVTLNVHHPPTVTLSIEPRSVLEGDRVTFTCQAHANPPIMGYRWAKGGVVLQGARESVFTTKADHSFFTEPVSCLVFNAVGKTNVSILVDVHFGPILLVEPQPKTVDVDSDVTLNCKWAGNPPLTLTWFKKGSNMVLSNSNQLYLKSVTQADAGQYVCKAIVPRIGVGETEVTLTVNGPPIISSEPVQYAVRGERGGVKCYIASTPPPDKIVWAWKENVWEKEKGTLLERYTVEQSKPAAEGGGVLSTLTINNVMESDFLSTYNCTAWNAFGPGTMIITLEENEEFPVGIVAGSTVCSTIVLLIFLLILVLVFYRQRKGSRRGVTLGKPDIKVETITKETHSLEEDSGSVSTASRMVKAMYSPFKDDIELKSDLRSDTLDTRQEYDLKDPTNGYYNVRASTQDEVHPGSRSTLHYSDYRSPTGTPGGAASISSSTGGSGATASGGAPVPPGPLTSPGRPQACYDPRPPSRLSHISYAQFNTFTRGGQSQQPPANPAPAATDFPGDCSLLDSTSQLAYDNYGYPSHYQTYRMGFAPSSLAPLEAGPSYEMYGVGSGVPSPGVGVSPSGPAPSGSETGLGKYGSSTRFSYTSQHSDYSHSRHTQRMQTHV, from the exons CAGTGAGGACCGCGAGATTCTCTCAGGAGCCGGCAGACCAGTCGGTGGTGCGGGGCCAGAGGGTGATCCTGTCCTGTGTTGTCTTCAACTACTCTGGCATTGTTCAGTGGACCAAAGATGGTCTGGCTCTGGGCATCGGAGAGGACCTTCGGG CTTGGCCCCGGTACCGTGTGCTACGGGTCCAGGAGCTGGGTCAGTACAACTTGGAGATCCTGTCGGCTGACCTGTCCGACGACGCCCTGTACGAGTGCCAGGCCCCCGATGCTGCTCTGAGGTCCAGAAGGGCCAAACTCACCGTCCTGA TCCCTCCAGATGACCCAGTAATCGACGGAGGACCGGAGGTGCTGCTGAACGCGGGGGAGTCCTACAACCTGACATGCGTGTCTCGCGGAGCTAAACCGCCTTCGATGGTTGAGTGGATGAAAGATGGGCTGCCGATAGAGGGCGCTGTCAGTACCACT GAGGTGCTTTCAGACAGGAAGAGGGTGACCACGCGGAGCTACCTTCCCATCCACCCCATTGATACTGACACTGGGAGGAACTACAGCTGTGTGGCCACCAACCAGGCCGCTCCCTCTGGCAAGAGCACAACCGTCACCCTTAATGTGCACC ATCCACCAACAGTGACCCTGTCCATCGAACCGCGCTCTGTCCTAGAAGGGGACCGAGTCACCTTCACCTGCCAGGCTCATGCCAACCCTCCTATTATGGGCTACAG GTGGGCTAAAGGCGGCGTGGTGCTGCAGGGCGCCAGGGAGAGCGTGTTCACCACCAAGGCCGACCACTCCTTCTTCACCGAGCCCGTCTCCTGCTTGGTCTTCAATGCGGTGGGGAAGACCAACGTCAGCATCCTGGTGGACGTTCACT TCGGTCCCATCCTGCTGGTGGAGCCACAGCCCAAAACAGTCGATGTGGACTCTGATGTCACCCTCAACTGCAAATGGGCCGGAAACCCTCCACTCACCCTCACCTGGTTCAAGAAAGGATCCAACAtg GTTCTGAGCAACAGCAACCAACTGTATCTGAAGTCAGTGACCCAGGCGGACGCTGGCCAGTATGTGTGCAAGGCCATCGTTCCGCGGATCGGCGTAGGAGAGACCGAGGTCACGCTCACAGTCAACg GTCCACCCATCATCTCCAGTGAGCCTGTGCAGTACGCTGTGAGGGGGGAGAGAGGAGGCGTGAAATGCTACATAGCCAGTACACCACCTCCAGATAAGAtc GTGTGGGCGTGGAAGGAGAACGTGTGGGAGAAGGAGAAGGGCACACTGCTGGAGAGGTACACAGTGGAGCAGAGCAAGCCAGCCGCTGAGGGCGGCGGCGTCCTCTCCACCCTCACCATCAACAACGTGATGGAGTCGGACTTCCTGTCTACCTACAACTGCACGGCCTGGAACGCGTTTGGCCCGGGCACCATGATCATTACGCTGGAGGAGAACG AGGAGTTTCCAGTGGGGATAGTAGCTGGCAGCACAGTGTGCTCCACCATtgtcctcctcatcttcctgcTCATCCTCGTTCTCGTCTTCTACCGGCAGAGAAAAGGCA GCCGGCGCGGGGTCACGCTGGGTAAGCCCGACATCAAGGTGGAGACCATCACCAAGGAGACCCACAGCCTGGAGGAGGACTCCGGCAGCGTGTCCACGGCCTCACGCATGGTCAAGGCCATGTACTCG CCTTTTAAAGATGACATAGAGCTCAAGTCGGACCTGCGCAGCGACACCCTGGACACCCGCCAGGAGTACGACCTAAAG GACCCCACTAACGGATACTACAACGTGCGAGCTTCCACCCAGGACGAAGTCCACCCTGGGTCCCGTTCCACCTTGCACTACTCCGACTACCGCTCCCCTACAGGAACGCCAGGGGGTGCGGCCTCTATCAGTAGCAGCACAGGGGGCTCTGGAGCCACCGCCAGCGGAGGAGCCCCCGTGCCCCCGGGTCCTCTCACCTCCCCAGGACGCCCGCAAGCCTGCTACGACCCCCGGCCGCCTTCCAGACTGTCTCACATCAGCTATGCCCAGTTCAACACGTTCACCCGCGGGGGCCAAAGCCAGCAGCCCCCTGCCAACCCCGCCCCAGCGGCCACTGACTTCCCTGGCGACTGTAGCCTCCTGGACTCCACTTCCCAGCTGGCCTACGACAACTACGGCTACCCTTCACACTACCAGACCTACCGCATGGGCTTCGCACCTTCCAGCCTGGCCCCTCTGGAGGCCGGCCCCTCCTACGAGATGTACGGGGTGGGGTCCGGGGTGCCAAGCCCCGGGGTCGGGGTCAGCCCCAGTGGCCCGGCTCCCTCTGGATCAGAGACTGGGTTGGGGAAGTACGGCAGCTCCACCCGCTTCTCGTACACCTCGCAGCACTCTGACTACTCTCACAGCCGACACACACAGCGGATGCAGACTCATGTGTGA
- the kirrel1a gene encoding kin of IRRE-like protein 1a isoform X2, with amino-acid sequence MQRLLLLSLAFSLHTVRTARFSQEPADQSVVRGQRVILSCVVFNYSGIVQWTKDGLALGIGEDLRAWPRYRVLRVQELGQYNLEILSADLSDDALYECQAPDAALRSRRAKLTVLIPPDDPVIDGGPEVLLNAGESYNLTCVSRGAKPPSMVEWMKDGLPIEGAVSTTEVLSDRKRVTTRSYLPIHPIDTDTGRNYSCVATNQAAPSGKSTTVTLNVHHPPTVTLSIEPRSVLEGDRVTFTCQAHANPPIMGYRWAKGGVVLQGARESVFTTKADHSFFTEPVSCLVFNAVGKTNVSILVDVHFGPILLVEPQPKTVDVDSDVTLNCKWAGNPPLTLTWFKKGSNMVLSNSNQLYLKSVTQADAGQYVCKAIVPRIGVGETEVTLTVNGPPIISSEPVQYAVRGERGGVKCYIASTPPPDKIVWAWKENVWEKEKGTLLERYTVEQSKPAAEGGGVLSTLTINNVMESDFLSTYNCTAWNAFGPGTMIITLEENEEFPVGIVAGSTVCSTIVLLIFLLILVLVFYRQRKGSRRGVTLGKPDIKVETITKETHSLEEDSGSVSTASRMVKAMYSFLPSVSFSPSNQPFKDDIELKSDLRSDTLDTRQEYDLKDPTNGYYNVRASTQDEVHPGSRSTLHYSDYRSPTGTPGGAASISSSTGGSGATASGGAPVPPGPLTSPGRPQACYDPRPPSRLSHISYAQFNTFTRGGQSQQPPANPAPAATDFPGDCSLLDSTSQLAYDNYGYPSHYQTYRMGFAPSSLAPLEAGPSYEMYGVGSGVPSPGVGVSPSGPAPSGSETGLGKYGSSTRFSYTSQHSDYSHSRHTQRMQTHV; translated from the exons TGAGGACCGCGAGATTCTCTCAGGAGCCGGCAGACCAGTCGGTGGTGCGGGGCCAGAGGGTGATCCTGTCCTGTGTTGTCTTCAACTACTCTGGCATTGTTCAGTGGACCAAAGATGGTCTGGCTCTGGGCATCGGAGAGGACCTTCGGG CTTGGCCCCGGTACCGTGTGCTACGGGTCCAGGAGCTGGGTCAGTACAACTTGGAGATCCTGTCGGCTGACCTGTCCGACGACGCCCTGTACGAGTGCCAGGCCCCCGATGCTGCTCTGAGGTCCAGAAGGGCCAAACTCACCGTCCTGA TCCCTCCAGATGACCCAGTAATCGACGGAGGACCGGAGGTGCTGCTGAACGCGGGGGAGTCCTACAACCTGACATGCGTGTCTCGCGGAGCTAAACCGCCTTCGATGGTTGAGTGGATGAAAGATGGGCTGCCGATAGAGGGCGCTGTCAGTACCACT GAGGTGCTTTCAGACAGGAAGAGGGTGACCACGCGGAGCTACCTTCCCATCCACCCCATTGATACTGACACTGGGAGGAACTACAGCTGTGTGGCCACCAACCAGGCCGCTCCCTCTGGCAAGAGCACAACCGTCACCCTTAATGTGCACC ATCCACCAACAGTGACCCTGTCCATCGAACCGCGCTCTGTCCTAGAAGGGGACCGAGTCACCTTCACCTGCCAGGCTCATGCCAACCCTCCTATTATGGGCTACAG GTGGGCTAAAGGCGGCGTGGTGCTGCAGGGCGCCAGGGAGAGCGTGTTCACCACCAAGGCCGACCACTCCTTCTTCACCGAGCCCGTCTCCTGCTTGGTCTTCAATGCGGTGGGGAAGACCAACGTCAGCATCCTGGTGGACGTTCACT TCGGTCCCATCCTGCTGGTGGAGCCACAGCCCAAAACAGTCGATGTGGACTCTGATGTCACCCTCAACTGCAAATGGGCCGGAAACCCTCCACTCACCCTCACCTGGTTCAAGAAAGGATCCAACAtg GTTCTGAGCAACAGCAACCAACTGTATCTGAAGTCAGTGACCCAGGCGGACGCTGGCCAGTATGTGTGCAAGGCCATCGTTCCGCGGATCGGCGTAGGAGAGACCGAGGTCACGCTCACAGTCAACg GTCCACCCATCATCTCCAGTGAGCCTGTGCAGTACGCTGTGAGGGGGGAGAGAGGAGGCGTGAAATGCTACATAGCCAGTACACCACCTCCAGATAAGAtc GTGTGGGCGTGGAAGGAGAACGTGTGGGAGAAGGAGAAGGGCACACTGCTGGAGAGGTACACAGTGGAGCAGAGCAAGCCAGCCGCTGAGGGCGGCGGCGTCCTCTCCACCCTCACCATCAACAACGTGATGGAGTCGGACTTCCTGTCTACCTACAACTGCACGGCCTGGAACGCGTTTGGCCCGGGCACCATGATCATTACGCTGGAGGAGAACG AGGAGTTTCCAGTGGGGATAGTAGCTGGCAGCACAGTGTGCTCCACCATtgtcctcctcatcttcctgcTCATCCTCGTTCTCGTCTTCTACCGGCAGAGAAAAGGCA GCCGGCGCGGGGTCACGCTGGGTAAGCCCGACATCAAGGTGGAGACCATCACCAAGGAGACCCACAGCCTGGAGGAGGACTCCGGCAGCGTGTCCACGGCCTCACGCATGGTCAAGGCCATGTACTCG TTTCTCCCTTCTGTGTCCTTCTCTCCCTCTAATCAGCCTTTTAAAGATGACATAGAGCTCAAGTCGGACCTGCGCAGCGACACCCTGGACACCCGCCAGGAGTACGACCTAAAG GACCCCACTAACGGATACTACAACGTGCGAGCTTCCACCCAGGACGAAGTCCACCCTGGGTCCCGTTCCACCTTGCACTACTCCGACTACCGCTCCCCTACAGGAACGCCAGGGGGTGCGGCCTCTATCAGTAGCAGCACAGGGGGCTCTGGAGCCACCGCCAGCGGAGGAGCCCCCGTGCCCCCGGGTCCTCTCACCTCCCCAGGACGCCCGCAAGCCTGCTACGACCCCCGGCCGCCTTCCAGACTGTCTCACATCAGCTATGCCCAGTTCAACACGTTCACCCGCGGGGGCCAAAGCCAGCAGCCCCCTGCCAACCCCGCCCCAGCGGCCACTGACTTCCCTGGCGACTGTAGCCTCCTGGACTCCACTTCCCAGCTGGCCTACGACAACTACGGCTACCCTTCACACTACCAGACCTACCGCATGGGCTTCGCACCTTCCAGCCTGGCCCCTCTGGAGGCCGGCCCCTCCTACGAGATGTACGGGGTGGGGTCCGGGGTGCCAAGCCCCGGGGTCGGGGTCAGCCCCAGTGGCCCGGCTCCCTCTGGATCAGAGACTGGGTTGGGGAAGTACGGCAGCTCCACCCGCTTCTCGTACACCTCGCAGCACTCTGACTACTCTCACAGCCGACACACACAGCGGATGCAGACTCATGTGTGA
- the kirrel1a gene encoding kin of IRRE-like protein 1a isoform X1, which produces MQRLLLLSLAFSLHTAVRTARFSQEPADQSVVRGQRVILSCVVFNYSGIVQWTKDGLALGIGEDLRAWPRYRVLRVQELGQYNLEILSADLSDDALYECQAPDAALRSRRAKLTVLIPPDDPVIDGGPEVLLNAGESYNLTCVSRGAKPPSMVEWMKDGLPIEGAVSTTEVLSDRKRVTTRSYLPIHPIDTDTGRNYSCVATNQAAPSGKSTTVTLNVHHPPTVTLSIEPRSVLEGDRVTFTCQAHANPPIMGYRWAKGGVVLQGARESVFTTKADHSFFTEPVSCLVFNAVGKTNVSILVDVHFGPILLVEPQPKTVDVDSDVTLNCKWAGNPPLTLTWFKKGSNMVLSNSNQLYLKSVTQADAGQYVCKAIVPRIGVGETEVTLTVNGPPIISSEPVQYAVRGERGGVKCYIASTPPPDKIVWAWKENVWEKEKGTLLERYTVEQSKPAAEGGGVLSTLTINNVMESDFLSTYNCTAWNAFGPGTMIITLEENEEFPVGIVAGSTVCSTIVLLIFLLILVLVFYRQRKGSRRGVTLGKPDIKVETITKETHSLEEDSGSVSTASRMVKAMYSFLPSVSFSPSNQPFKDDIELKSDLRSDTLDTRQEYDLKDPTNGYYNVRASTQDEVHPGSRSTLHYSDYRSPTGTPGGAASISSSTGGSGATASGGAPVPPGPLTSPGRPQACYDPRPPSRLSHISYAQFNTFTRGGQSQQPPANPAPAATDFPGDCSLLDSTSQLAYDNYGYPSHYQTYRMGFAPSSLAPLEAGPSYEMYGVGSGVPSPGVGVSPSGPAPSGSETGLGKYGSSTRFSYTSQHSDYSHSRHTQRMQTHV; this is translated from the exons CAGTGAGGACCGCGAGATTCTCTCAGGAGCCGGCAGACCAGTCGGTGGTGCGGGGCCAGAGGGTGATCCTGTCCTGTGTTGTCTTCAACTACTCTGGCATTGTTCAGTGGACCAAAGATGGTCTGGCTCTGGGCATCGGAGAGGACCTTCGGG CTTGGCCCCGGTACCGTGTGCTACGGGTCCAGGAGCTGGGTCAGTACAACTTGGAGATCCTGTCGGCTGACCTGTCCGACGACGCCCTGTACGAGTGCCAGGCCCCCGATGCTGCTCTGAGGTCCAGAAGGGCCAAACTCACCGTCCTGA TCCCTCCAGATGACCCAGTAATCGACGGAGGACCGGAGGTGCTGCTGAACGCGGGGGAGTCCTACAACCTGACATGCGTGTCTCGCGGAGCTAAACCGCCTTCGATGGTTGAGTGGATGAAAGATGGGCTGCCGATAGAGGGCGCTGTCAGTACCACT GAGGTGCTTTCAGACAGGAAGAGGGTGACCACGCGGAGCTACCTTCCCATCCACCCCATTGATACTGACACTGGGAGGAACTACAGCTGTGTGGCCACCAACCAGGCCGCTCCCTCTGGCAAGAGCACAACCGTCACCCTTAATGTGCACC ATCCACCAACAGTGACCCTGTCCATCGAACCGCGCTCTGTCCTAGAAGGGGACCGAGTCACCTTCACCTGCCAGGCTCATGCCAACCCTCCTATTATGGGCTACAG GTGGGCTAAAGGCGGCGTGGTGCTGCAGGGCGCCAGGGAGAGCGTGTTCACCACCAAGGCCGACCACTCCTTCTTCACCGAGCCCGTCTCCTGCTTGGTCTTCAATGCGGTGGGGAAGACCAACGTCAGCATCCTGGTGGACGTTCACT TCGGTCCCATCCTGCTGGTGGAGCCACAGCCCAAAACAGTCGATGTGGACTCTGATGTCACCCTCAACTGCAAATGGGCCGGAAACCCTCCACTCACCCTCACCTGGTTCAAGAAAGGATCCAACAtg GTTCTGAGCAACAGCAACCAACTGTATCTGAAGTCAGTGACCCAGGCGGACGCTGGCCAGTATGTGTGCAAGGCCATCGTTCCGCGGATCGGCGTAGGAGAGACCGAGGTCACGCTCACAGTCAACg GTCCACCCATCATCTCCAGTGAGCCTGTGCAGTACGCTGTGAGGGGGGAGAGAGGAGGCGTGAAATGCTACATAGCCAGTACACCACCTCCAGATAAGAtc GTGTGGGCGTGGAAGGAGAACGTGTGGGAGAAGGAGAAGGGCACACTGCTGGAGAGGTACACAGTGGAGCAGAGCAAGCCAGCCGCTGAGGGCGGCGGCGTCCTCTCCACCCTCACCATCAACAACGTGATGGAGTCGGACTTCCTGTCTACCTACAACTGCACGGCCTGGAACGCGTTTGGCCCGGGCACCATGATCATTACGCTGGAGGAGAACG AGGAGTTTCCAGTGGGGATAGTAGCTGGCAGCACAGTGTGCTCCACCATtgtcctcctcatcttcctgcTCATCCTCGTTCTCGTCTTCTACCGGCAGAGAAAAGGCA GCCGGCGCGGGGTCACGCTGGGTAAGCCCGACATCAAGGTGGAGACCATCACCAAGGAGACCCACAGCCTGGAGGAGGACTCCGGCAGCGTGTCCACGGCCTCACGCATGGTCAAGGCCATGTACTCG TTTCTCCCTTCTGTGTCCTTCTCTCCCTCTAATCAGCCTTTTAAAGATGACATAGAGCTCAAGTCGGACCTGCGCAGCGACACCCTGGACACCCGCCAGGAGTACGACCTAAAG GACCCCACTAACGGATACTACAACGTGCGAGCTTCCACCCAGGACGAAGTCCACCCTGGGTCCCGTTCCACCTTGCACTACTCCGACTACCGCTCCCCTACAGGAACGCCAGGGGGTGCGGCCTCTATCAGTAGCAGCACAGGGGGCTCTGGAGCCACCGCCAGCGGAGGAGCCCCCGTGCCCCCGGGTCCTCTCACCTCCCCAGGACGCCCGCAAGCCTGCTACGACCCCCGGCCGCCTTCCAGACTGTCTCACATCAGCTATGCCCAGTTCAACACGTTCACCCGCGGGGGCCAAAGCCAGCAGCCCCCTGCCAACCCCGCCCCAGCGGCCACTGACTTCCCTGGCGACTGTAGCCTCCTGGACTCCACTTCCCAGCTGGCCTACGACAACTACGGCTACCCTTCACACTACCAGACCTACCGCATGGGCTTCGCACCTTCCAGCCTGGCCCCTCTGGAGGCCGGCCCCTCCTACGAGATGTACGGGGTGGGGTCCGGGGTGCCAAGCCCCGGGGTCGGGGTCAGCCCCAGTGGCCCGGCTCCCTCTGGATCAGAGACTGGGTTGGGGAAGTACGGCAGCTCCACCCGCTTCTCGTACACCTCGCAGCACTCTGACTACTCTCACAGCCGACACACACAGCGGATGCAGACTCATGTGTGA